TTTCACAGACGGAGAACACATCTGGCACAAAGCCTTTGAGGCAGACACTTCTCAGAACACTGAACAAGGCGTCGttcaaaccacacacaacaccggACAAGACGTCGTTCAAACCACACACAACGCTGAACAAGGCGTCGTTCAAACCACACAAACACTGAACAAGGCGTCGttcaaaccacacacaacactgaACAAGGCGTCGTTCAAACCACCCACAGCACTGAACAAGGCGTCGTTCAAACCACACACAGCACTGAACAAGGCGTCGTTCAAGCCACACACAACACTGAACAAGGCGTCGTTCAAACCACCCACAGCACTGAAATGTGCTTACTATAATTTACGGTATTTACATCATGTTCTCTTCAGGTTATTTTATAGCACTACTACATTCATGTAGAAGTCGTAATCGAAATTTTCTTGCAAGATATACATTTGCGtgcgcatatgtatttataggcgTGTGTGCgcttacatgtgtgtacacacacacatatatgtgtgtgtgtgtgtttgtaaatatgtcaTTTGGAATAGATGCACCTGCTGTGTCAGGCCCTCGGGACCTGTTGCCACAAGACCAACGAAGCCACGACGGAAAGTGAGCAAGAAATGTccggagagaaggaagtggggcAGCGCATGAAAAGGGCGAACTTGAAGCGGGTCAGGTCGAAAGGGAGGAAGTTGAAACGAAAATGATATGTACATTTCGGCTGATGCTGTTCAACGATGTGAAGACGAAGATTACGAaatataatacgtgtgtgtgtgtgttgttagtgtGGCAGTTGAGGGTGTTAAACGTAATAATTGAGTGGGAGGATTAGGAGACATTAAAACTATATTTCTGCTAACAACAGGCAAGTATAAAATACGAAATGCTGAATCACATATACAATTCTGCTGACGTTCACATGTTCACAAGTGAAGAATATGAAACAGGgaacacacatagaaagagaaactgacaaaaaaaaaaaaaatgcttggcaTTTTTGCTGCACTAACTTCCAACTTATCATCAAGTGtaaccatttacatatatataaatatatgttcgtgtatgtatatgtatttatacatatatttttatatttgtatatattcattataaatatgtatgtatatgcataaacacacacacacatatatatacatatatatgcccgtCCATACAcaatggaaggagaaaaataggatTATGATAGTTACCTACCTTATTGAGACATATCGTACAGGTAAATCCATTTCAACTACGATTCGTGTTGTCATGTCAGAGTTCATGTTTTCTAAGATTGGAGAATAAGCTTCATTATCCTAAACCTAAAGCGTGTTTAATCTCAGTAAATAAAAAGCTGGCACCTCACAGCGGACTCCGGAGTACTCTGATTCcttacttctttattttttctttattctaatcagctgacaccTAATGCTTATctttacatatgtacaaacattcatacatacatacatacatatatatatatgtgtatattaaactAAAGAActacattttctcctcttttcatgaAATTTGCTGCTTTCGTCATTTTTTATCTAGAGGTTTCGCAAATGGGACTGACTACACCGGTCTACACCGTCAGATATCAAATTCTGAATGTTACATCCCTCTGAAATTCTAGATTTCATACAAATCATATTATGGAAGATGGAAATGAAtattcattttataaatatatcttgCGAAAATACAAATTAGGAAATGCGTAATTTATGAATGGTTGGTCTAAAATCTGCTATATGTTAAATAAATACAATGCGCATTTTGTATAACTGATAACCAAGTccattaaaacaataaatacaaagttGACAAAGAAAACAGTGTAGTCAACTCACATGGGTAACAATTATATTCTCCTGCAAAGCTCATCAGTTCCTTGGCCAGTTGTAGACTTTGTTTATGGGGCCTTTTCAAAGCACTCGATTAGTCAGCAagctttttcattctcattctctgtcattgtgtctatatttatctctttatattttgtttatctttatttctctctgtcttttgctcCTTCTTTCACTGtcattctctcccactccctcacgcgcaatctctttcacactcactctctcaatctttatATGTCAATCTCTCTCAAAGCACTCTCTCTCGTGTGTATGATTCGTCCTACATCCCTAGTTATACActagcacacaaatatatatatacatatatatatgtgtgtgtgtgtgtgtgtgtgtgtatgtgtggtgtgtttgtaagtatgcatgtatacctctatctatatagaagtctgttcctctccctctattcatatatatatgtgtgtgtgcgtgtgtgtgttatatatattatatatatatttccatatatatacaaatattaaatatatatttgtatatacatattgatatatacatatatatctatatacatccatatatatttatatatatccatatattcttgtatatatacatatatatttatatatacatatatatttatatgtatatacatatgtctgcatatatatatatatatatatatatatatatatatataaagtaaacccatatacagtatataaatacaatatatgatttatataaacaacatataagtaaatacatgtttgtgtagCCATTATTTCTTTCAAGTAAAGCAGGTTTTCTTATGATGACTATTCATCGTGGTTGGTTATGAGTTCACAGACTTCTGCAACCTTTTAAAACATGTATGTATTAGGGAAaagaatctataaaaaaaaaactgacataaGACGAAAGCTTACATTTCTGTATCCATTTTACAAAGGATGATTAGAAATAACTTCCTGATTCCCCGCCGCTAATACTGAGAAGAAGAGTTACCAGATTTGTCATACGTACaactctcttcttttcctacgATCTTCAGACTAAGGACTTCGAGTGAAGGAAGTGAGATGTGCAAGAAGATAcactttgtcattattatgaacattatcccATTACCTTAGTAGTTCATGTCAAAGAACAGGTCCATGAATGCCACACAGAGTGACATCTGAATTCAATTTTATCAGGAACTGTGACGTAACTAACATTCGTCTCAAAAGACCGAATGATCCTGGTTTCCGTTAGTCACGGAGACGCAGCGTGTGTCAGAGGCCCCCGCATTGGGCGTCTTGCCGTTTGCTTGTTCATCCCTATGTGCGTGCTCTGAGTCAGTGGAACCCAGCTATTTCCAGCAGAACAGTTCCTTGTCCAAGAAGCTACAAGCTTCCCAAGGCGCGAAGGCGAGGCACCGCGGCTGCTGCGATGGCCGGCTGGCGGAGGCTGGTCGTGGCGGCGCTCCTGCAGCTGGCCTTTTCACGCGTCCTTCCTACAGAGAGTAATAGGATATTCATTTAACAGAGAATCAAAGTCAATAAATTCTAAAGCAATTAGGACTTGAAGCCATACTAAATttcttctatcattttttttttttctctagattGTTATAGATACGGGATGCTACATTTATCAGAAAAAGTGTTGTACGGGATCAGTTTCAGTGAAATCTAAAGCAAATACGATACTACTTCTATATTACTCTTTTCTAGATTGCTATGAAAAAGGGGAGCTGTCACAAGGAGGTAGATATTTCAACTGTTCAAAGCCACGTCTGATCTTCAGTGACACTCCAAGTATCCTCACAATGGACTttcgcaacaaaaacaaaaataatgtattCAGTCTGTCACTCAACAGAACAGCCGATGCCTTCCACCTCATTACTcggaaaggaaatgaaacaatTAACAGCACGCAAATTGATTTACGAGACTCTTCAAGTAAACTCCATCTAAAAATCAACCGCTCAAGTGTGCGCGCAAAGACACACGGAACATGGCGGAAGCTGGACATTCCGAAGACAGACGAGATCTTCTCCTTGTACTTTCGAGGAGTCCCTCCCAACCCTGCTCTCTGCATCACGTGCTgtaggttatttatttatttatttattttaccatcACCTGTTCAGAGTTTGGCAGTTTTTCCATGCATGATATCTGTGTCTCACTTTTTAGATAAGCTACATTAGTCATTTTCGTCTATTGTTATTCAGCTCTGTTCAGTAATTTGGCTTATATTCTATATAAAATTATAACTCAAGCTGTTAGATCCGAAGCATTTAATTGGATTCAGTTGCTTAATCATATCGGCATTCACAGACGGAGAAGACATCTGGCAAAACGGACGAGACGCTTATCAGAGCACTGAACAAGGCGTCGTTCAATCCATCCAGAGCACTGAACAAGGCGTCGTTGAAACCACTCAGAGCACTGAACAAGGCGTCGTTGAAACCACTGAACAAAGCATGACGCAATCCCCTGGGGCCACGGAACAAAGCGAGACAGGTCTGCTGCCGAAatacatttattcttatatacaGTACTTCTGCTTTAAATGTTTTGGGGAAGTTCTATATTTATTCTACATTCACATAGTGCGCTTAATCCGCGATTTTcttgacatatatatttgtcggtataaatgtgtgcgtgtttataaacctatgtgtgtatgaatttatgtgtcactatttatgtataagtatatacacatacatacatttgtatgcgtatatatatgtgtgtgtgtgcaaatatatatatatatatatatatgtatatatattatgtataatacatacacagatcggtatgtatgtatatacacacatgttatgcacgcacacgcgcataaaacatatgcacacacaccaatatatatatatatatatatacgcatgtatgtatgtatgtatgtatacatataaatataagtgcattatgtatctgtataaatgtgtgtgtctatatatacgcagataatatatatatatatatatgtatatatatatgtatatgtatataaatatacgtcataatatatatatatgtgtgtgtgtgtgtgtataaacatattcacataaatacatatttatgtgtatgtatgcatgtatgattatataaatgagtgtgtgtgtgtgtgtatctgtgtgtgtgtgtgtgtgtgtatctgtgtgtgtgtgtgcgtgtgcatgcgtgtgtgtgcgtgtgtgtgtatacacttatgtctgtatatctatgtgtggtatgtgtgtgtgttagtatttgaTACAACTATAAAAGCAGAAATTGCCCTCACATCTCACAGCCTTTAAGAACATTAGCGATTAGGTAAGCGACGATCAGGGATAGTTTGTGATTCCTTTGTTATCAAATGCTTTGCTATGAGACTAAAGCTCGTTTGATGACTGAAGCGTGTGACTACTTAGGGAGGTGGTCGCCTCCTTAAGTGGTCATAAAATATCTGGATCTATACATCTGCGGCTTAGGTGTTTCTTGGCGCAAGGAGTAATCTAATATGGTTTCATAGAAATACTTGAGTCTACTATTCACGTCAAGGTATATTCCATGTCTTCAAAAGTTATAATCACTTAATGCTATCATCATTTAGTACCAACTACACGGACAGCGTAAATTCTTCAACATGATTTGACTAAAACAATAACTTCTATCTTCAATGCATCGAACACGAACATGATAAAGATATGCTCTTAGATGTGTTTACTTTCACAGTAACATTGTGGCCGCTGTGCTTCATCCTGCTGCCAATATTGGGCCTCCTGCTGTACAAACGAAAGCACCCTTGTGGAAAGATGCAGCTGCTGCGCCAGGCCCTCAGGACCTGTTGCCACAAGACTAACGAAGCCACGACGGAAAGTGAGCAAGAAATGCCCGGATATTTTCACCAAGCTCGAAGAGAAGAAACTGGGACAGTGCATGTTAAGGGCGAGTTTGAAGCGGGTCAGGTCGTAAGTGAAGACGAATACGAAACAGTGAATGACATTAACGTTTCTGCTGATGTTCACCATTTCGGAAGTGAAGAATATGAAACAGTGAATGACATTTACGTTTCTGCTGATGTTCACCATTTCGGAAGCGAAGAATATGAAACAGTGAACGATATATAACAGCTAATGATTGTTAGTATGGTAGTAGATGGCGTTAAACATGATGATACTGACAAGCTCATGCCCGGTGCCAGATTGACTGTAAGGGAGGATGAAGATACATGAaaactatatgtatgtctgcTAATGTTGTTTAACAATAGACAAGTGTCAAATACGAAATGACATGCAAATTTCTGCTGATGTTCACAGGTTCGGAAGTGAAGGATATGAATcagatatatacttgtatatactcaacaagtatatacaagtatatatacatatacacacacatatacatacatgtatatacatatataaaggcacacagacatacacactcgtgtgcgtgtttgtgtatgtatataaagatgttcAGATTCATCATTTTATGACGGAGGAAACCTGTACTATAATTTGTGTTGTGTATATTTCTGGACTTTGACGTAACATAAGCAGGATGTGTGATAAGAATTTCCTCTCACATGAATTATCATAATATGATACGGACACAGAGAGATTAGGGTCTCAGTGAAACAACACGATAGCTTTACGTGTACAGTTTCTGAATCATATTTCAATACACTTGTTGTGTCCCacctttgtacatctggcaaccattTCGAAGTAAACATACCGTAAATAGTatctttatgaatgaggcgaaaaccctagttGTCTGTAACAGAGAATGTGATTGTTagaatctatttttctttcccgttttcAAATTGGCGACAGCAAATGCAGTAATAGTTATTCTTGACTTTGTGGTGGGATATTTTTCACTGGAATTGTTTATTGTTCGAAAGggcaacacctatggagatgAGGCGGCCTTTACCCATTCTTTAAACAGAACAATTATCAATTATAGCTCCATATTTCTTGAAAAATGAAAACGCTTCATGctttaaacatacatgtatggtagtcaaatcaaattaaaatatttGCAAAATTGTTGCGACCTTTGTAATTATTTctcatatcgtatatatatatatatatgtgtgtgtattatgcgtacgtgtgcatattgtgtgtgtgtgtgtatatatgagcgtgtgtggaTGAGCCttcatgtgtctgcgtgtgttcatgggtgcgcgtgcgcgcgtgtgcgtgtgtgtgtgtgtgcgtgtgtgtgtgtgtgggtgtgcatgcgtatatatctgcgtgtgtgctgcatgtgtgtttgtgtgcgtgtaaacgAGGGTTTAagcttgtatgggtgtgtgtgagcgagaacgGTTGTGGTGGGTGTACGCCTGGGTCTGTCAGATGAGCATTTGtcgaaatatagaaatagaaatagattttCTCATGCGCATCAGATTCAAATCATATATCTATGGTAGGTATATCACGCGTTGTTTGGGccatctgtgtttgtttttggtttatgCTTTGTAATCATGATTGCTCTTTGCGAGAGAGCTTCCatgaaatgaaaagtaaataaaatatgacAATAAAGTGAAATCAGGGAAGGAATAGACCAGAGGGTCCTAAATATAACCAATGCAattctctatatctttatctttatcttcacatCAGTTCACAGGACACTGGTGTTATCCGCTGACACAGAGTAGCCACTACAAACATCAGTGAAtaagatacacataaataataataataataataaaataaaggtgGAAACGGTATATCCTTGTGAGCCCCAGCTTGCTCTGCCTCCGTCGCGacaatttacttttattttaaaaatgaataaatgaataattatgataaacgcTTGTTTTCCGTTGCGCACTTTCTCGTGCATCGTTCTTGATTGTTTAAGATATTTCTTTAGGAGGATCTTTTTCCGTGAACTTGTAAGGAAACTGTTGAGTTCAGCGTATGCCCCGCGCAGGTGTCTCGCATGCACCTGTTGCATTGCCTCGTAATGTTTGATCAATTGCCTGCTGTTGCTCGGGTGTTTGTATGTCAAATaagcataatatatgtattttatttccaGTTTACATTTGTCAATACAAAATAACaggtatttatttcttccttaacTATTCATGTTGGTTATTGGAAGCAGAACAACTGTCTCTTTGAAAGCTTGAAGGTGTGTTTTACCTATCGATATGTTCACGAATTGGACGTAAATAAAACCATGAAAGTCTTTTAACTTATAGCTCCAAGTCTGCGAATAAGAAGTGTTAGGCACAGCATTTGtaacaaaaaaagataagaaatcgaattgtagaaataaataaatgaatgaaacaaattAAAAGAGATCGAGTGCTTTCCTCCCCTGTGCTTCCAAGCCCTTAGATCCCCGAGGCGAATATAAACAACACCAAATTCTTCCTGTTATTCTTTTGCCTTTTCATATATGTGGGGGCAGTAAGGTAAAgataggaaaaagggagatagattgTGTTacagagatgaaaaaatatatatacatgctatccATGACATATGGCAGTCTCCTCCAGTCCCTTCGTTATGCCCGCAcagacgtgtttgtgtgtgtgtatgcatatatatatctatctatctatctatatatatatatatatgtatgtgtatatatattatatgtaaatatgtatgtgtatatatatacacatatatatatgtatatatatatatatatatatatatatatgcatacacattttatatatacacatatatatatatatatatatatatgcatacacattatatatatatatatacatatatatatataatgtgtatgcatatatatatgtatatatataatgtgtatgcatatatatatgtatatatataatgtgtatgcatatatatatatacatatatatatacatatatatatgcatacatgttatatatataaatatatatatataatctatatatatatatatatatatatatgcatacacattttatatatatatatatatatatatatatacatacatgttatatatataaatatatatatacatatatatgtatatatgtataccggcACCAGAACGAAACACATCCATGACAATATTCCTGCAATAAGGAGGCCTCTGGTAGgtattttcttatcaatatcaatcCACAATGCATTAAAGGCATGAggtatactgtgtacacgtgagaactatggctcccacgtggctggctcccacgtggctcgctggcttgccacgctgtcgtgccccgcaccaagcgtgacccgggcggccgcttGGCCACGCGCACTCCCGAggtataaaaggccaggatgacccaggtcagtagagtcactacagagagttcctgccgaaagcctgtcgggtcaaggctggcgctgagccagccgtccgccctccTCCGGCTGACCacatacccagcactaagccttaccaagacttgtatccgtgtgatttatctgtgttgcttacgcttctcaataaaagaggttaagccaaccgtccctttcactactcctgctaaaccatatgtttaaggcgttcatatagagcctttacatgaGGTGTGGTAAATGATTAGAttagtgtgatgtgtgtgtgcgtgatgaagAAAATCTGGCTCTAAAAATTCCTTATGCACTTTACaaaatattatatgaaaaaaaaaaaaaaaaaaaaaaaaaaaaaaaaaatatatatatatatatatatatatatatatatatatatatataacgtataactCATTTCCAATGTCTTTAGGAGATGAGATTAATCGACTGATTCCGAGATGGCAAAAATACAATCCATGtccacatttctttctttctttctttcttttgttttcttttttctttttccttgtttttttttttttattattattactaatggatCAATCCCAAAAGAGTCAATcactagtcctacctatctcaactGTATACCTTTTTCCACAGAAATAtacttcattgttattagtattgttaataacatcatcatcatgctatcaataatgataataataataatgataacatctctattaatagcaacaaaataatcagacaaaaatggagaaaagggtaAATCAGGTGAAGTTACGTAGGCCTACTAACTGGCTTCTTAGTACTTATGGAGCCATATATGTGCAAGCAAAATTCACGAAGGAAAACTACAGTTGACAGGCAGCAATGGATTAAGTTACAGAAGATTCAAGCGGAACGGTTTGTAATTACGTGAAAGGGAAAGGTAAGAAAATACGCGAATTTGCAGTAGGCACTTTCGCCGTTCCTTACAACGAGAAGGTAAGAACTTTTTGTTTTCAGCAAGATTGTCTCGTTTGTTAGTCCCGTGGCCCGAGTAGTGTGTGGCTCCATGATCTTGTCGTGGTGCCAGGTGTCTCGCCTGTCTGTAGATAATGAAGTTATTAGAATCTGTTTAGTGTTTCAAAATGAAGCAGCATAAAaagagtatttgtatatattatattatattgtgtgtgtgtgtgtgtgtgtgtgtgtgtgtgtgtgtgtgtgtgtgtgtgtgtgtgtgtgtgtgtgtaatagagacGGACAAGCAATTCTAGCTAAACTATTAAAAGGAcgttaatgataaataaagatatgccaatatactaatttatatacCAATTCCCCATCTGTATAACGTGAGACAGACTGcatgcattagaaaaaaataaactttgaaTTTAACTCTTTTCTAACTTTTATGGTGATGTTTGGTTCGCCTGTATCAAGTGTCGTAATGAAGTGTAAGGATGGGGTACACAATTGCGAACATAACACCGTATCGCAACAAGGCCGTGTTGCGCGACGAAATTACTCGTAGCAAAGTGTGGTATTGCTGAGTCCGTCGCGAGCCTTAATGATCAGGAGTCAGGAGGTCCGCGGTGGAGTTGGGCTGACAATGGCAAGTTTACTTGTCGCAGAAGCCGCGTATCCTTAAATACATTATTCCTCtgtgaaaaggagaaatgagagaaaatggtaGCATACTATAGACGAATGGATAACAGTGAACGGGAATTAATGGCAGATATGAGGCTCCAACAAGTTTCTGGCCACTACAAAAACTTCATCAGAAATGTCAGATTTTAAAAGCATCACGAGATGGTTAGCACCTAACGGGGTGTATTTGGACGGGCAGGCGTCAGCGGTGCAGCGGGAGTAGCCAGTTGATCCGCGTCGAACGCACAGTGGGTAGCCTCACCCCGTACCGCCCTTTGATGCACAGCGCAAAACCCGACAACTGATGCATCGGAAGCGGACCCCGACGCGTTCCATGTGTTAGTTCGGGGGATAAACAGCGACGTTACGAGGTCTCGTCCACGCTGTTACGTTGCGACGTTCTGGTTGGGTGTGTATACAAACCCTAAGGTGTAGGCTGTTCAAACGATTGACAACAAATacatctttgttttttcttattttctttcctttctttattttctttttcttttttctcttttttttctccttctcttttttgcgAGAATCCATTGTGGCCTCATTTTTCGAGCATTTCCATTTTACAGCAAACTAGAACTTCAtgattataaaagaaatacattaaaGCATTTCAATGTGAATCTTCGCCATTATTCACTGAATTCATGCCCAAGTTAACCCAGCGTTGCCGGGTACATGCACACTTTGCATAGTCCATTGAAGTTCTGCCTTGTAAATTTTGTTTGAACAAAGTGCTCAGCCATCAAAGAGCCAATTAGTAGGCTTACGGGACCTTGCCTGATTTCCTCTTTCTGTGAGTTAGGGGATTTCTAAAGCTACTGATATaaataccgttatcattattattaacgttatggtgattatattactagtaatactaaCTGCAATAAAGAACTAATAAAGAATCTTTCCTAAACTCAAGTAAGACAGGAAAGACTAGTGATAAGGCAATgtgaaaacacaaataataaactaaaatcacagtggtcATGACAACTATTTTTGCCATCCCAGCATTAATGAGTTAACGCGCTCCCTCGAACAAAAGTGTCTCTTACTCCTTGAAGTCCTTCTGTTCCAAATAACGCGTCTTTTTTAATGTAAAACACAATTACAAGCAAGTAAGTACACAATGGGACAAGTGCTTCGAACTGCCCTCTGACTCCGAAGCTCTTCGACCTAAGGAGAACCGAGGTTTCGAAACCGTTCAAGTAAAAGCAGCCGTGTCTTACATCCTGGTCAAACGGAACACTGATGATACTGCGTTTGTTTCTATCATTCTGTTCTCTAGTAAAgaagtaatattttatttatattgcctCACAGACCTTATACTCGTACAATACGATGTGGGTTGCCGTAGCCAGTGAATCAGAAGTTATGTTTcagtaggtagagagaaagatacgcatgtgtgcatatataagtgtgtgtgtgtgagtatacacacacccgcacacacacacacacacacacacacgcatatatatatatatatatatatatatatatatatatatttatatatatatacatatatatgtatgtatatatattttttcatttatatatatttatatagatataacatatgtataatatatatat
The sequence above is drawn from the Penaeus chinensis breed Huanghai No. 1 chromosome 28, ASM1920278v2, whole genome shotgun sequence genome and encodes:
- the LOC125039994 gene encoding uncharacterized protein LOC125039994, with the translated sequence MHLLCQALGTCCHKTNEATTESEQEMSGEKEVGQRMKRANLKRSRRRSVCQRPPHWASCRLLVHPYVRALSQWNPAISSRTVPCPRSYKLPKARRRGTAAAAMAGWRRLVVAALLQLAFSRVLPTENCYEKGELSQGGRYFNCSKPRLIFSDTPSILTMDFRNKNKNNVFSLSLNRTADAFHLITRKGNETINSTQIDLRDSSSKLHLKINRSSVRAKTHGTWRKLDIPKTDEIFSLYFRGVPPNPALCITCYGEDIWQNGRDAYQSTEQGVVQSIQSTEQGVVETTQSTEQGVVETTEQSMTQSPGATEQSETVTLWPLCFILLPILGLLLYKRKHPCGKMQLLRQALRTCCHKTNEATTESEQEMPGYFHQARREETGTVHVKGEFEAGQVVSEDEYETVNDINVSADVHHFGSEEYETVNDIYVSADVHHFGSEEYETVNDI